The genomic segment GGCTGGGTCGTCCACCGCCAGCGTGCGACCGACGCGCGCCGGAGCGTCGCAATCGTGCAGTCCTACCACGGGAATATGGGCTTTCTCGGCCTCCCGCTGGTGGCGGCCGCCATGGGCGGCGAGGCCGCCGCGATAGCGAGCGTCATCCTCGGTGTCGGAGCGGTGACCCAGGTGCCGGTGACGGTGTTCTTGCTGATACGGCTCAACGACAGCGACGCCTCGGTTTCGGGCGAACTGCGGGCGCTGGCGACGAACCCGGTGCTCGTCTCGCTCGCCGCCGGCATCGTCGCCTCGGTCGGCACCGTTGCCGTTCCGGGGCCGGTCATCGGTGGCCTCGATGCCGTCTCGACGCTCGCGCTCCCGCTCGCGCTGGTCTGTGTCGGCGCGAAACTGGACACCGAGCTGTCCCTGTCGGCGCTGCGGCCGACGACCGGCGTCGTCCTGCTCAAGGTCGTCTGGATGCCGCTGCTCGCGTGGGCGGTGTTCTCCGCGCTCGGGCTGGGGGCGACCCCGCTGTCGGCCGCCGTCGTCATGCTGGGCGTGCCGACCGCCGTCTCGACGTACGTCTACACCAGCGAGCTCGGCGGCGACGAGTCCTTCGCCTCGATGAACGTCCTCGTGACGACGGTCGCGTCGCTGGGGACGCTGTCCGTGCTGGTCTGGCTACTGGGGTGAGCCCCGGTCCTTTTCGTGACCGACATCGTCATCCCGGCTATGGCCTACCACCAGATCGACCCCGAGGACCTCCCGGAGACGCCGGACTACCCGTGTGACCGACGGGGTATCTCGGACGCCGCGGAGCTCGTCTCGCTGCACGCGGCGACCTACGAGATGGCCCCCGGTGAACAGCTCCCGCGGGCGTACCACTACCACGAACAGCGCGAGGAGCTGTTCTACGTCGTCTCGGGCCCAGTCCACGTCGAGACGCCCGAAGCCGAGTACGTCGTCGACCCCGGCGAGGTGTTCGTCGCCGAACCGGACAGCCCACATCGGGCGTTCAATCCGGCGGACGCCGAAACCTCGGCCCGCGTGCTCGGTGTCGGCGCGCCGAAAACCGACATCGCCCACCCCTACGAGCCCGACGACTGACCGGACACGCTTTTGCCGCCAGCCCGACGAGAGTCACCCATGACACGCAAGCAGGAAGTCAGACAGGCACTCGTCGACAGTGGCGTCACGGCCGTCCTGCGCGATATCCCCGAGGAGAAGATGGTCGACGTGGCGGGTGCCGTCCACGAGGGCGGCGTGCGGGCGCTCGAACTCACCGCCGATGCGACCCGCTGTTCCGAGCAGGTCGCCGCCGTCGACAGGGAGCTGGCCGACACCGACGCTATCGTCGGCGTCGGAACGGTGATGGACCCCGCGGCCGCGCGAAACGCTATCGAGGCCGGCGCGGAGTTTATCCTGGGCCCTCATCTCGACGCGGACATCATCGAGGTCTGCAACCGTGCGGGCGTCCTCTGTATTCCCGGCGTGATGACCCCGACCGAGGCGGCGGACGCGATGGCCGCGGGCGCGGACATGCTGAAGCTGTTCCCCGCGTCGACCGTCGGGCCGGGCCACATCGGCGCGATTCAGGGGCCGCTTGGCGACGTACCCATCATGCCGACCGGCGGCGTCTCGACGGACAACGTCGCCGACTACTTCGACGCCGGGGCGACGGCGGTCGGCGCCGGCTCGGCGCTGGTCGACTACGAGGCCATCGAGAACGACGACATGGACGCCGTCCGCGAGAGCGCAGCCGCCTTCGTCGAGGCTGTCGACGCCGCTCGGGAGTAGCGAGGCGTGAACGGAGTGAACGCCTCGGACTGGAACGGGGAACGGCGTGACCCGTGGAGGAGTAGCGAGGCGTGAACGGAGTGAACGCCTCGAAGTAAGCGAGCGGCACAGCCGTGAGCAGCGGGGCTAAACGGAGAAGAACAACGCGAAGCCAAACTCCCGTCGACCGGGCGTGAAGCGACGGGCTGGTCCGGTCGCTTCAGAACGCGAGCGGTGAACAGCGTGACCCTGACAGCCGCGACGGCTGCAGTCTCACATCCCGCCGGTGGCGGTGTCGGTCGGCGTGTCCGTCGGCATGCCAGTCGGCGTGCCCGTCTCGGTCCCGCCGGTCATCCCACCGGCTTCGGCGTCCGTCGCGACGACGACTCGCGCGCCGGGCTGACCGCCAGTGGGTTCGAGATAGCCCGTCGCGAAGATGGTCTGAGCGGCCATCTCGGTCAGATCGACGCTGAAGGTGGCGACCGGCTCCTCGTCGTTGGAGGGACTGTCCGGTCGGAGTTCAATCGAGCTGGTGTCCGAGGGGACGCGGACGTAGTCCCCGGCCTCGCCGAACTGCAGGTTGTCGGCGATGACCGTGTCGCCGGCTGTCACGTCGACGGCCGGGGCGTCGGGAATCGCGTGGACCGCTCGAACACGCGTGTTCCCGGCGGTGGCCGTCGTGTCTTCGTCGGGCAGGAGCGTGACGGTGAACGGCTGGTTCTGCCCGGACACTTCACCGATAGCCGCGGCCGTCTGGGGACCGCTCTCGAGGGTGACGGCTTGGTCGAACACCGGTTCGTCCCCGCCGGTCGGCGTGACGGTGATCTGGTGCTCACCGGCGGTCAGCGACAGGTAGTCGCTCACTGTCTCGAAGGGGACGTCCTCCAGAACGGTGGAGCCGTCGACGGCGACGTCCACGTTCGGTGCGTCCGGAGCGAGAT from the Halomicroarcula saliterrae genome contains:
- a CDS encoding AEC family transporter, whose amino-acid sequence is MAVIEQLGFMLVFLAVGAVASSVGLLDSARTDTLTAVAFYVALPALVFASTFDRPLEELVSPALLVGFWVVVALTVAVGWVVHRQRATDARRSVAIVQSYHGNMGFLGLPLVAAAMGGEAAAIASVILGVGAVTQVPVTVFLLIRLNDSDASVSGELRALATNPVLVSLAAGIVASVGTVAVPGPVIGGLDAVSTLALPLALVCVGAKLDTELSLSALRPTTGVVLLKVVWMPLLAWAVFSALGLGATPLSAAVVMLGVPTAVSTYVYTSELGGDESFASMNVLVTTVASLGTLSVLVWLLG
- a CDS encoding cupin domain-containing protein encodes the protein MAYHQIDPEDLPETPDYPCDRRGISDAAELVSLHAATYEMAPGEQLPRAYHYHEQREELFYVVSGPVHVETPEAEYVVDPGEVFVAEPDSPHRAFNPADAETSARVLGVGAPKTDIAHPYEPDD
- a CDS encoding bifunctional 4-hydroxy-2-oxoglutarate aldolase/2-dehydro-3-deoxy-phosphogluconate aldolase, producing MTRKQEVRQALVDSGVTAVLRDIPEEKMVDVAGAVHEGGVRALELTADATRCSEQVAAVDRELADTDAIVGVGTVMDPAAARNAIEAGAEFILGPHLDADIIEVCNRAGVLCIPGVMTPTEAADAMAAGADMLKLFPASTVGPGHIGAIQGPLGDVPIMPTGGVSTDNVADYFDAGATAVGAGSALVDYEAIENDDMDAVRESAAAFVEAVDAARE
- a CDS encoding DUF4397 domain-containing protein, whose product is MQRESKTRRGVLTVAGGALVALAGCSDSGGQSGTPTATDTESGGMDSTDTVTETEQQTETETGTETETEGDGTETPAGGEAMLRVAHLAPDAPNVDVAVDGSTVLEDVPFETVSDYLSLTAGEHQITVTPTGGDEPVFDQAVTLESGPQTAAAIGEVSGQNQPFTVTLLPDEDTTATAGNTRVRAVHAIPDAPAVDVTAGDTVIADNLQFGEAGDYVRVPSDTSSIELRPDSPSNDEEPVATFSVDLTEMAAQTIFATGYLEPTGGQPGARVVVATDAEAGGMTGGTETGTPTGMPTDTPTDTATGGM